A genomic window from Triticum urartu cultivar G1812 chromosome 7, Tu2.1, whole genome shotgun sequence includes:
- the LOC125525890 gene encoding macrophage migration inhibitory factor homolog, whose protein sequence is MPQLSLSTNVPVDAVAAADILRDCSRALARIIGKPESYVTVSIDGSVPTSFAGSEEPAAYGEIMSIGGLGPGVNGKLSAALADILEAKLSVSASRFYVKFDDVQGYNVGFNGTTF, encoded by the exons ATGCCGCAGCTGAGCCTGAGCACCAACGTGCCGGtggacgccgtcgccgccgccgacatccTCCGGGACTGCTCCAGGGCGCTCGCCAGGATCATCGGCAAGCCAGAATCC TACGTGACGGTGTCGATCGACGGGTCGGTGCCGACGTCGTTCGCGGGGAGCGAGGAGCCCGCGGCGTACGGGGAGATCATGTCCATCGGGGGCCTCGGCCCCGGCGTCAACGGCAAGCTCAGCGCCGCCCTCGCCGACATCCTCGAGGCCAAGCTCTCCGTCAGCGCCAGCAGGTTCTACGTCAAGTTCGACGATGTCCAG GGGTACAATGTGGGCTTCAACGGAACCACGTTCTAA
- the LOC125525889 gene encoding mitogen-activated protein kinase 4 isoform X1 — MLGRSLPLPPPPSPRALPIPIPCLPRPRTCSASPDPPPTLLLPPRPEKMAMMVDPPNGMGNHGKHYYTMWQTMFEIDTKYVPIKPIGRGAYGIVCSSINQETNEKVAIKKINNVFDNRVDALRTLRELKLLRHLRHENVIALKDIMMPIHRRSFKDVYLVSELMDTDLHQIVKSSQPLSNDHCQYFLFQLLRGLKYLHSAGILHRDLKPGNLLVNANCDLKICDFGLARTNNTKGQFMTEYVVTRWYRAPELLLCCDNYGTSIDVWSVGCIFAELLGRKPIFPGTECLNQLKLIVNVLGTMSEADLAFIDNPKARNYIKSLPYTPGIPLSSMYPQAHPLAIDLLQKMLVFDPSKRISVTQALEHPYMSPLYDPSANPPAQVPIDLDIDENIGTDMIREMLWQEMLQYHPEAARMVNM, encoded by the exons ATGCTCGGTCGCTCCCTGCCTttgcctccgcctccgtctccgcgtgcgctccccatccccatcccctgCCTCCCCCGCCCCCGGACGTGCTCTGCTTCTCCAGATCCGCCGCCGacgctgctgctgccgccgcgtCCTGAG AAAATGGCGATGATGGTGGATCCACCGAACGGCATGGGAAACCACGGGAAGCACTACTACACCATGTGGCAGACCATGTTCGAGATCGACACCAAGTACGTGCCGATCAAGCCCATCGGAAGAGGAGCCTACGGGATAGTTTGCTCCTCGATCAACCAGGAGACCAACGAGAAGGTCGCCATCAAGAAGATAAACAACGTCTTTGACAACCGCGTGGATGCGCTGAGGACGCTGCGCGAGCTGAAGCTCCTTCGGCACCTGCGCCATGAGAATGTCATTGCCTTGAAGGATATAATGATGCCGATACATAGGAGGAGCTTCAAGGATGTCTACTTGGTCTCCGAGCTCATGGACACGGATCTGCATCAGATTGTCAAGTCGTCTCAGCCGCTGTCCAATGACCACTGTCAGTATTTCCTTTTTCAG CTGCTCCGAGGACTGAAGTACCTTCATTCAGCAGGGATACTCCATAGAGACCTGAAGCCTGGGAACCTTCTGGTCAATGCAAACTGTGACCTGAAGATCTGTGACTTTGGTCTGGCTCGCACAAATAACACTAAAGGTCAGTTTATGACTGAATACGTTGTCACCCGCTGGTACAGAGCTCCCGAGCTGCTGCTCTGCTGCGACAACTATGGCACCTCCATAGATGTCTGGTCTGTTGGCTGCATCTTTGCTGAGCTACTTGGCCGCAAGCCGATCTTTCCAGGAACCGAGTGCCTTAATCAGCTTAAGCTCATAGTCAATGTTCTTGGCACCATGAGCGAGGCTGACCTCGCGTTCATTGACAACCCGAAAGCGCGCAACTACATTAAATCCCTTCCATACACCCCAGGGATTCCCCTCAGTAGCATGTACCCGCAAGCGCACCCTCTTGCCATTGACCTGTTGCAGAAGATGCTTGTCTTTGACCCTTCCAAAAGGATCAGTGTCACCCAGGCTCTGGAGCACCCCTACATGTCCCCGCTGTATGATCCCAGCGCAAACCCTCCTGCGCAGGTGCCCATCGATCTCGACATAGATGAAAACATTGGCACAGATATGATCCGAGAAATGTTGTGGCAGGAGATGCTCCAGTACCACCCCGAGGCCGCCAGGATGGTGAATATGTGA
- the LOC125525889 gene encoding mitogen-activated protein kinase 4 isoform X2, which produces MAMMVDPPNGMGNHGKHYYTMWQTMFEIDTKYVPIKPIGRGAYGIVCSSINQETNEKVAIKKINNVFDNRVDALRTLRELKLLRHLRHENVIALKDIMMPIHRRSFKDVYLVSELMDTDLHQIVKSSQPLSNDHCQYFLFQLLRGLKYLHSAGILHRDLKPGNLLVNANCDLKICDFGLARTNNTKGQFMTEYVVTRWYRAPELLLCCDNYGTSIDVWSVGCIFAELLGRKPIFPGTECLNQLKLIVNVLGTMSEADLAFIDNPKARNYIKSLPYTPGIPLSSMYPQAHPLAIDLLQKMLVFDPSKRISVTQALEHPYMSPLYDPSANPPAQVPIDLDIDENIGTDMIREMLWQEMLQYHPEAARMVNM; this is translated from the exons ATGGCGATGATGGTGGATCCACCGAACGGCATGGGAAACCACGGGAAGCACTACTACACCATGTGGCAGACCATGTTCGAGATCGACACCAAGTACGTGCCGATCAAGCCCATCGGAAGAGGAGCCTACGGGATAGTTTGCTCCTCGATCAACCAGGAGACCAACGAGAAGGTCGCCATCAAGAAGATAAACAACGTCTTTGACAACCGCGTGGATGCGCTGAGGACGCTGCGCGAGCTGAAGCTCCTTCGGCACCTGCGCCATGAGAATGTCATTGCCTTGAAGGATATAATGATGCCGATACATAGGAGGAGCTTCAAGGATGTCTACTTGGTCTCCGAGCTCATGGACACGGATCTGCATCAGATTGTCAAGTCGTCTCAGCCGCTGTCCAATGACCACTGTCAGTATTTCCTTTTTCAG CTGCTCCGAGGACTGAAGTACCTTCATTCAGCAGGGATACTCCATAGAGACCTGAAGCCTGGGAACCTTCTGGTCAATGCAAACTGTGACCTGAAGATCTGTGACTTTGGTCTGGCTCGCACAAATAACACTAAAGGTCAGTTTATGACTGAATACGTTGTCACCCGCTGGTACAGAGCTCCCGAGCTGCTGCTCTGCTGCGACAACTATGGCACCTCCATAGATGTCTGGTCTGTTGGCTGCATCTTTGCTGAGCTACTTGGCCGCAAGCCGATCTTTCCAGGAACCGAGTGCCTTAATCAGCTTAAGCTCATAGTCAATGTTCTTGGCACCATGAGCGAGGCTGACCTCGCGTTCATTGACAACCCGAAAGCGCGCAACTACATTAAATCCCTTCCATACACCCCAGGGATTCCCCTCAGTAGCATGTACCCGCAAGCGCACCCTCTTGCCATTGACCTGTTGCAGAAGATGCTTGTCTTTGACCCTTCCAAAAGGATCAGTGTCACCCAGGCTCTGGAGCACCCCTACATGTCCCCGCTGTATGATCCCAGCGCAAACCCTCCTGCGCAGGTGCCCATCGATCTCGACATAGATGAAAACATTGGCACAGATATGATCCGAGAAATGTTGTGGCAGGAGATGCTCCAGTACCACCCCGAGGCCGCCAGGATGGTGAATATGTGA